The following proteins are co-located in the Spirosoma montaniterrae genome:
- a CDS encoding ABC transporter permease, which yields MLRNYLKIAWRNLVSNKTFSFINIVGLSAGLSCCMFICLYVYDELSYDTQHPDADRIYQVGTIFVQPDGDQKSAATPYGVADALQQEYPEIGSTTRLVNLFADDKTLLRANPTGAAANTKPAVFYESKGYLAEPTFFSFFQYDFVEGNGQQALINPNSIVLSEAIAYNLFGERSALNQTIHVESNTNGTGEYMVTGVFRPGSVPSHIDARFFLSYAGGGLAQYINGTTGMVNNNMFFTYLKLNPGTDARKLEAKLPAFVEKYMRKDLAVAGRDKKQFLTAVRNIHLHTDLSHNVTPNGSLTYLYVLGSIALFTLLIACINFMNLSTARSGKRAAEVGVRKVLGAEQTSLMRQFLSEALLFSVFAFVLALGLVWLMTPVFEAVSGKIVHFSLSQRLGLVAAFFGISLFTGLLAGSYPAFYLSSFRPIAVLKAGAGRAGGSLAAVSLRKGLVVIQFTLSVMLLIALAVIFQQMRYLRSADLGFAKEQQLIIPLRSETAKANYPALKQALLTTAQVRSVGASAYYPGIFNPEDARFYGEGQTATNAEITKVNRVDADYLQTMAIKPVAGRLFSMAFPGDTNNRIIVNEKAVKELGYPSAQAAIGKQAIANWGQEGLRFTIVGVVKDFHFEDLHVPITPFSFMLNLKGNYNYVVVNLKAGDVQASLKALSSVWQQVNPAEPVEYSFLDADFQKNYEAENRLASLVGYFTFIAILISCLGLFGLATLTAEQRTKEIGVRKVLGASVSSIVALLSKDFLKLVLFAIVIASPVAWWAMNRWLQNFAYRIDIEWWVFAVAGLLAVGIALLTVSFQSVKAALMNPVKSLRSE from the coding sequence ATGCTCCGAAACTATCTCAAAATCGCCTGGCGGAATCTGGTCAGCAACAAGACCTTTTCGTTTATAAACATCGTCGGGCTGTCGGCAGGACTGTCGTGCTGCATGTTTATCTGTCTATACGTCTACGATGAGCTGAGTTATGACACCCAACACCCCGACGCAGACCGGATTTATCAGGTCGGAACGATTTTCGTGCAGCCCGATGGCGATCAGAAATCTGCTGCGACGCCCTACGGCGTGGCCGATGCGCTGCAACAGGAATACCCTGAAATCGGCAGCACTACCCGGCTGGTAAATCTTTTTGCCGACGACAAAACCTTGCTCCGGGCCAACCCCACCGGGGCCGCAGCCAACACCAAACCAGCCGTCTTTTACGAATCGAAGGGCTATCTGGCCGAGCCAACGTTTTTCTCCTTTTTCCAATACGACTTCGTAGAGGGCAATGGTCAGCAGGCACTCATCAACCCCAACTCAATTGTACTGTCGGAGGCTATTGCATACAACTTATTTGGCGAACGGTCGGCCCTGAACCAGACAATTCACGTAGAGAGTAATACCAACGGCACGGGCGAATACATGGTAACGGGCGTGTTTCGACCTGGTAGCGTGCCGTCGCACATTGATGCCCGGTTTTTTCTGTCGTATGCCGGAGGTGGGCTGGCGCAGTACATCAATGGCACCACGGGCATGGTGAACAACAATATGTTTTTTACCTACCTGAAACTAAACCCCGGTACTGACGCCCGCAAGCTGGAAGCCAAATTGCCTGCTTTCGTGGAGAAGTACATGCGTAAAGATTTAGCGGTGGCGGGGCGCGATAAAAAGCAGTTCCTGACCGCCGTGCGCAACATTCACCTGCACACCGACCTGTCGCACAACGTAACGCCCAACGGAAGCCTGACGTATCTGTACGTGCTGGGGTCTATTGCACTCTTTACGCTGCTCATCGCCTGTATCAACTTCATGAACCTGAGTACCGCCCGTTCGGGCAAACGAGCCGCCGAGGTGGGCGTTCGGAAGGTGCTGGGCGCCGAACAGACATCGCTGATGCGGCAGTTTCTGAGCGAGGCTCTGCTGTTCAGCGTGTTTGCGTTTGTGCTGGCATTAGGACTGGTTTGGCTAATGACGCCCGTTTTTGAAGCTGTATCGGGTAAAATAGTACACTTTTCGCTGAGTCAACGGCTTGGATTGGTTGCTGCGTTTTTTGGCATAAGCCTGTTCACGGGGCTGTTGGCAGGCAGCTATCCGGCATTCTACCTGTCGTCGTTCCGGCCTATTGCTGTGCTGAAAGCGGGAGCGGGCCGGGCTGGTGGTTCGCTGGCAGCGGTATCGTTACGGAAAGGGCTGGTGGTCATACAATTTACGCTGTCGGTAATGCTACTAATTGCCTTAGCCGTTATTTTTCAGCAGATGCGTTACCTGCGCTCGGCTGATTTAGGTTTTGCCAAAGAGCAACAGCTTATAATTCCCTTACGAAGCGAGACGGCCAAAGCCAATTATCCGGCCCTGAAACAAGCATTGCTGACTACCGCGCAGGTTCGCTCGGTGGGAGCCTCTGCCTACTATCCGGGAATCTTCAATCCCGAAGACGCCCGGTTCTACGGCGAAGGTCAGACTGCCACAAACGCAGAAATCACTAAGGTTAACCGGGTCGATGCCGATTATCTGCAAACGATGGCTATCAAACCCGTAGCAGGTCGGCTTTTTTCGATGGCTTTCCCCGGCGACACAAACAACCGAATCATCGTGAATGAAAAGGCGGTGAAGGAGTTGGGCTATCCATCGGCACAGGCCGCTATTGGCAAGCAGGCCATCGCCAACTGGGGACAGGAGGGCTTACGCTTCACCATTGTGGGCGTGGTAAAAGATTTTCACTTTGAAGATCTGCACGTACCTATTACGCCCTTCAGCTTTATGCTCAACCTGAAAGGCAATTACAACTACGTAGTGGTGAACCTGAAAGCGGGCGACGTGCAGGCTTCTCTGAAGGCACTCAGCAGCGTATGGCAACAGGTCAACCCCGCCGAACCGGTTGAATATAGTTTTCTGGACGCCGATTTTCAGAAGAATTACGAGGCCGAAAACCGCTTAGCATCGCTGGTTGGTTATTTCACATTCATCGCCATTCTGATATCGTGTCTGGGTTTGTTCGGACTGGCTACGCTCACCGCCGAACAGCGGACGAAAGAAATTGGTGTCCGTAAAGTGCTGGGTGCCAGCGTGTCGAGTATTGTGGCTCTGCTCTCCAAAGATTTTCTCAAACTGGTGTTGTTTGCCATTGTCATTGCCAGCCCGGTGGCCTGGTGGGCCATGAACCGGTGGCTGCAAAACTTCGCCTACAGAATCGACATCGAGTGGTGGGTCTTCGCGGTGGCGGGCCTGCTGGCGGTAGGCATTGCCTTGCTGACGGTGAGTTTCCAGAGCGTGAAAGCCGCACTGATGAATCCGGTCAAGAGTTTGCGAAGTGAATAG
- a CDS encoding Uma2 family endonuclease has protein sequence MKKLVVVMELLTETIAEHSPSAYELDRKKPMPTLLHGAIQANLIVQVAINYPNQFRIASEVTLATKPDGSTPDLVLYPAGALDFKNDPSRRTDAPLLAVEIQSASQSTKDMVAKLEPYFYFGLQSCWIVVPELQAILVYDTPFHYTFFHENDMLKDTILNIEIPLAKVFA, from the coding sequence TTGAAAAAACTCGTCGTTGTTATGGAGCTATTGACCGAAACCATAGCAGAACATTCTCCATCTGCTTATGAACTCGACCGCAAAAAACCAATGCCAACCCTACTACACGGTGCCATTCAAGCCAATTTGATTGTTCAGGTAGCCATAAACTATCCAAACCAGTTTCGCATCGCCAGTGAGGTCACATTAGCCACTAAGCCCGATGGCAGTACGCCCGACTTGGTCTTGTATCCGGCAGGCGCGTTGGATTTTAAAAATGACCCCTCGCGTCGAACCGATGCCCCCTTGCTGGCCGTAGAAATTCAGTCGGCCTCCCAAAGTACCAAAGACATGGTGGCTAAGCTGGAGCCGTACTTTTATTTTGGCCTTCAATCCTGCTGGATTGTTGTGCCTGAGCTTCAGGCCATTCTGGTTTACGACACACCATTTCACTACACGTTTTTCCACGAAAACGACATGTTAAAAGACACCATCCTGAATATTGAAATCCCTTTAGCGAAAGTTTTTGCTTAA
- a CDS encoding ABC transporter permease has protein sequence MLRNYLKIALRSLWNNRLLTAINVLGLSVGLACVVVLVLFAQKCLTWDTAHEKLDRIYYVQTTSTDGTAYNETVYPLLGQMLRSYTEIETGTHIQNFNNPWIEYKGKNVQEETAYVDSTFFDVFTFPLKYGNPATALVSKRSVVLTEKVAQHLFGNENPVGKTVTVNDTLQYQITGVLEEIPANSSQQFQVLMPAANLFDQPGFRENADWYNTFSNTFILLREGANPAQLQAKLPQLVKAHYNADAKSTVLRLAAYQNFVYTENPRFAGLIYGSVIIAVFLLLIISINLINLNTASSLPRAKEVAMRQVVGATRWLVLRQFWVESGLVVVVSLGLSVLFALYYLIPTFNQLGDRGLQLIVDWNTDYPTILTVLGVTLVVALVAGTYPALFLLGLKTTDAVKGKLSFSPKRGLIRQRLLIVIQFTLAVVFILGTIVMRGQIVYMKDAKLGYEKENVLIFSTDRAYRNVDQALVQGQTILNRLRANPNVVSFTSSEQTPVEFMNNFNTYYPEGNEARKVHLRHGPGAVGFTETFRIPMLEGRNFSDQTPADSVNHAVIINESAMKAFGWTTAVGKKLRQLNDPLTYTIVGVTKDYHYRDLKDKVGPMLQSYYGRQSLNTYLSVRLADKAKAPALIAQIEREFAKIPARRPLTYAYLTDEVAKAYRPLDNIWQMIRFVTLVAILTACAGIFGLITLVTRQRTKEIGIRKVLGASVVSIATLLSSDFLKLVLLAIGIASPLGWWLGEIMLNYFAYRAQTQWWHFALAGTLAVGIALLTVSYQSIKAALMNPVKSLRSE, from the coding sequence ATGCTACGAAACTATCTCAAAATCGCCCTTCGCAGCCTGTGGAACAATCGATTATTAACGGCCATCAACGTACTTGGCCTGAGCGTGGGGCTGGCCTGCGTGGTGGTGCTGGTGTTGTTTGCCCAGAAGTGCCTGACCTGGGATACCGCCCACGAAAAACTCGACCGAATTTATTACGTACAAACAACTTCAACCGATGGTACGGCGTACAACGAAACGGTGTACCCGCTGCTGGGGCAGATGCTCCGAAGCTATACCGAAATCGAGACGGGTACGCACATCCAGAACTTTAACAACCCCTGGATCGAGTACAAAGGGAAGAACGTACAGGAAGAGACGGCTTACGTTGATTCTACCTTTTTCGACGTTTTCACGTTTCCGCTCAAATACGGTAATCCGGCTACGGCTTTAGTCAGCAAACGTTCGGTGGTGCTGACCGAAAAAGTAGCGCAGCACCTGTTCGGGAACGAAAATCCCGTCGGCAAAACCGTTACCGTGAACGATACGCTACAATACCAGATTACGGGCGTTCTGGAAGAAATACCGGCCAACTCGTCGCAGCAGTTTCAGGTGCTTATGCCCGCTGCCAACCTGTTCGATCAGCCGGGCTTTCGCGAAAATGCCGACTGGTACAACACGTTTTCTAATACCTTTATTCTGCTCCGGGAAGGGGCCAATCCGGCGCAGCTTCAGGCCAAACTGCCGCAATTGGTGAAAGCCCATTATAATGCCGACGCCAAAAGTACGGTACTCCGGCTGGCGGCTTATCAGAACTTTGTCTACACCGAAAATCCGAGATTCGCCGGGCTGATATACGGTTCGGTTATTATTGCCGTATTTCTACTGCTGATTATCAGCATCAACCTGATTAACCTCAACACGGCATCGTCCCTGCCCCGCGCCAAAGAGGTAGCCATGCGGCAGGTGGTGGGTGCCACCCGCTGGTTAGTGCTTCGGCAGTTCTGGGTCGAGTCGGGGCTGGTGGTGGTGGTTTCGCTGGGACTGTCTGTTCTGTTCGCGTTGTATTACCTGATTCCTACTTTCAACCAACTGGGCGACCGTGGGCTACAGTTGATCGTCGACTGGAACACCGATTACCCGACCATCCTGACCGTGCTGGGGGTCACGCTTGTTGTGGCGTTGGTGGCGGGTACGTATCCGGCTTTGTTTCTGCTGGGGCTGAAAACCACCGACGCCGTGAAAGGCAAGCTGTCGTTTAGTCCAAAGCGTGGCTTGATTCGGCAGCGGCTGCTGATTGTGATTCAGTTTACGCTGGCCGTTGTGTTTATTCTGGGAACGATTGTCATGCGTGGGCAAATCGTGTACATGAAAGACGCGAAATTAGGCTACGAGAAAGAGAACGTGCTGATTTTCAGTACCGACCGGGCCTACCGAAACGTAGATCAGGCACTGGTGCAGGGACAAACGATTCTGAACCGGCTCCGGGCCAACCCGAATGTGGTTTCGTTCACCAGTTCGGAGCAGACGCCGGTGGAGTTCATGAACAACTTCAACACCTATTATCCCGAAGGCAACGAAGCCAGGAAGGTACACCTGCGGCACGGCCCCGGCGCGGTAGGCTTTACCGAAACGTTTCGGATACCGATGCTTGAAGGCCGGAATTTCTCCGATCAGACCCCCGCCGATTCGGTGAACCATGCCGTTATCATCAACGAGTCGGCCATGAAAGCATTCGGCTGGACAACGGCAGTGGGCAAGAAACTACGCCAACTCAACGACCCGCTGACCTACACCATTGTGGGCGTTACGAAAGACTACCACTACCGCGACCTCAAAGATAAAGTTGGCCCCATGCTCCAGAGTTATTATGGTCGTCAAAGTTTGAATACCTACCTGTCGGTGCGCCTGGCCGATAAAGCCAAAGCCCCGGCATTGATTGCACAAATAGAGCGTGAATTTGCCAAAATTCCGGCCCGACGCCCGCTTACCTACGCCTACCTGACCGACGAAGTGGCGAAAGCCTACCGCCCGCTCGACAACATCTGGCAGATGATACGCTTTGTGACACTGGTGGCTATTCTGACGGCCTGCGCCGGTATTTTCGGGCTGATTACGCTCGTGACCCGGCAGCGGACAAAAGAAATTGGCATTCGCAAAGTGCTGGGAGCCAGTGTCGTTAGCATTGCTACGCTGCTCTCGTCCGATTTTTTGAAATTAGTCTTGCTCGCCATCGGCATTGCTTCGCCCTTAGGCTGGTGGCTCGGCGAAATCATGCTGAACTACTTCGCTTACCGCGCCCAAACCCAATGGTGGCACTTCGCGCTGGCCGGTACGCTGGCAGTAGGCATTGCCCTACTGACGGTGAGCTACCAGAGCATCAAAGCCGCCCTGATGAACCCCGTCAAGAGCCTGCGGAGTGAATAA
- a CDS encoding ABC transporter permease encodes MIANSVKTSLRALKRNWTYTIINVVGLTFGLACCLLLFLAIRYELSYDRHNANADQTYRMVGHYKKDADEGYNVGIPMPALAALRTDFPELKQYLTLTHEIFEPVIQARGSAVNKFKERIGLVAFVEPEYFNIFDYGWQRGNPKIALKNPNTVVLSEQMAQKYFGTADPIGKTLRVQNKMDFVVTGVVDNPPPTSSVPFEVMLSFASLKQFGAYTGWEDWEASFTGAQVHMTLPASSHDQTVAEAAMEARLAAFSKKYLAPQDAKYYKFELQPLAEVHFDAETPNYARRTMSKQTIWAMALIGLFILITACVNFINLATAQAIRRSKEVGVRKVLGSTRIQLVRQFLGETGVLTGIAVGLAFVVAYVALPSVAKLLNINADGLPLVDPVVIGFLLLLALLTTLLAGFYPSLVLSGYQPVLALKGKLRVEGSNYFTLRRSLIVGQFAISQMLIIGTIIAYSQVKHFRSADLGYNKEAILTVPIPEQKPGQLENLRAKLAGLPNVQSLSYAMSPPSANGNWQTSIRFENSDRYSDFSVVMRPADTAYVRTYGLKLIAGRLYLPADTMRELVVNESLVRKLGFRQPQQILGKMIELSAGQPKRPVVGVIKDFNTFSLHQKTAPSILSTSRSSYGTLSVKLITEQGGIEAVNRLIGSIEQAWEATFPDFVFKYEFLDDTINNFYKNEERTFALFRLLAGIAIFIGCLGLYGVVAFVAEARTKEVGIRKVLGASVLHIVGLFSLDFVKLVLIALLIASPVAWYVMTQWLKDIEYKTAIEWWVFILAGLLSIVIALLTVSFQSIKAALMNPVKSLRSE; translated from the coding sequence ATGATAGCTAATTCTGTTAAAACGTCGCTACGTGCGCTGAAACGCAATTGGACCTACACGATCATTAACGTAGTGGGGCTAACGTTCGGGCTGGCATGCTGCCTGCTACTATTTCTGGCCATCCGCTACGAACTGAGCTACGACCGGCACAACGCCAACGCCGACCAGACGTATCGGATGGTTGGGCATTACAAAAAAGACGCCGATGAAGGCTATAATGTAGGCATCCCAATGCCGGCTTTAGCTGCCTTGCGCACTGATTTCCCAGAACTGAAGCAGTATCTGACACTAACGCATGAAATCTTCGAACCAGTTATTCAGGCGCGTGGTTCGGCTGTGAACAAGTTTAAGGAAAGAATAGGGTTAGTTGCCTTCGTAGAGCCGGAGTACTTCAATATCTTCGATTACGGATGGCAGAGGGGCAACCCTAAGATCGCGCTAAAAAACCCGAATACGGTTGTGCTGTCGGAGCAGATGGCTCAGAAATATTTCGGAACGGCTGACCCAATTGGAAAGACGTTGCGCGTGCAAAACAAAATGGATTTTGTTGTAACGGGCGTTGTTGACAATCCACCCCCCACCAGCAGTGTACCATTTGAAGTGATGCTGTCGTTTGCGTCGCTGAAACAATTTGGTGCATACACGGGCTGGGAGGATTGGGAAGCAAGCTTCACTGGGGCGCAAGTCCATATGACCCTACCAGCTTCCTCGCATGACCAAACTGTAGCTGAAGCGGCTATGGAAGCCCGATTAGCTGCTTTCAGTAAAAAGTACTTAGCCCCGCAGGATGCCAAGTATTACAAGTTTGAGTTGCAACCACTGGCTGAAGTTCATTTCGACGCTGAAACACCCAATTACGCTCGTCGCACGATGAGCAAACAAACCATCTGGGCGATGGCCCTCATTGGGCTATTCATCCTCATTACGGCCTGCGTTAACTTCATAAATTTGGCCACGGCTCAGGCCATTCGTCGCTCAAAAGAGGTAGGCGTTCGGAAGGTGCTGGGCAGCACACGAATTCAACTGGTGCGTCAGTTCCTGGGCGAAACGGGGGTGCTGACCGGAATCGCCGTTGGTCTGGCGTTCGTCGTAGCTTACGTAGCCTTGCCCAGTGTAGCCAAACTCTTGAACATCAACGCCGACGGGCTACCGTTAGTTGACCCCGTGGTAATCGGTTTCCTGCTCTTGCTGGCCCTGCTTACGACCCTTTTGGCTGGATTTTATCCGTCGCTGGTGCTGTCGGGCTACCAGCCGGTGCTGGCACTTAAGGGCAAACTTCGGGTGGAGGGTAGTAACTATTTCACCCTGCGTCGAAGCCTGATTGTGGGGCAGTTTGCCATATCGCAGATGCTCATTATCGGCACTATCATTGCCTACAGTCAGGTGAAGCATTTCCGCTCGGCGGACCTTGGCTATAACAAAGAGGCTATACTGACCGTACCAATTCCTGAGCAAAAACCCGGTCAGTTAGAGAACCTGCGGGCAAAATTGGCGGGACTACCCAACGTTCAGTCGCTCAGTTACGCCATGTCGCCCCCATCGGCAAATGGTAACTGGCAGACGAGCATCCGCTTTGAAAACTCTGACAGATATTCTGACTTTAGCGTGGTGATGCGCCCGGCTGATACGGCCTACGTCCGAACCTACGGCCTGAAGCTGATCGCGGGGCGGCTGTACCTGCCAGCCGACACTATGCGCGAATTGGTGGTTAACGAATCGTTGGTTCGCAAACTGGGCTTTCGCCAGCCACAACAGATTCTGGGCAAGATGATTGAGTTGAGTGCTGGACAACCGAAAAGGCCCGTTGTTGGCGTAATTAAGGATTTTAACACGTTTTCGCTTCACCAAAAGACGGCCCCCTCTATCCTGTCGACATCGCGAAGCTCATATGGTACACTTAGTGTCAAACTCATAACTGAGCAGGGAGGAATCGAAGCGGTCAACCGTCTAATCGGCTCCATTGAACAAGCCTGGGAAGCTACGTTTCCTGACTTCGTGTTCAAGTATGAGTTCTTAGACGACACCATCAATAATTTCTACAAGAACGAAGAGCGGACATTCGCCTTGTTCCGGCTTCTGGCTGGTATTGCCATTTTCATTGGTTGCCTGGGGCTGTATGGCGTGGTTGCGTTCGTGGCCGAAGCCCGCACCAAAGAGGTGGGCATTCGCAAAGTGCTTGGCGCGTCGGTGTTGCATATCGTAGGTCTATTTTCACTGGATTTCGTCAAACTGGTTCTTATAGCCCTGCTTATTGCCTCGCCGGTTGCCTGGTATGTTATGACCCAATGGCTGAAGGACATCGAATACAAGACGGCTATTGAGTGGTGGGTGTTCATACTGGCGGGCCTGCTATCTATTGTTATTGCGCTGCTAACAGTCAGCTTCCAGAGCATCAAAGCCGCGCTGATGAATCCGGTGAAGAGTTTGCGGAGCGAGTGA
- a CDS encoding ABC transporter permease, protein MLRNYLKIAWRNLWKSRGYAAIHVFGLATAFCISLFLFLTAYLHLTYDSFHTSGDRIFQTYLSANDPEKPTKSGGMPLPLVPALKTEFPELEGATRIVMGRKSLVEANGKYFDKLINYTDPDFLTVFSFPLLEGNRNLVLKELSSVVISQNMAKDVFGTVDPMGKRLRVGNNGTEKDYIVTGILANAPDNSSVQYDALIRVENAPMYSYNKENWTDFSHTVFLKLPPQVDQATFETRLKPFAKKYFPGPINDLINKKAQPDQQGDLFAVRLQKLSDVHFSREITGNKGTPVAVVYVLIGMASFILLIACINFINLSIARSVQRAREVGVRKSLGALKSSLFVQIWSESALICCVGFGVGTLSAYLLLPVFNGAFGANLNLDIAFQPGFVAMLAGLVILVTLLAGGYPAWQMAGFDTVAVLKGKVSLKRPGVLRNALIVTQFALSCLLACCTVIAFQQVNHLQNSPLGFDKEQVISIPVGNQVNGRQVLGRLRNKLANDPMVLAITGTSVNLGKGKDRVSTRSTIGFKYKGRDISSDQLVVDYDYLKTLHIKVIAGRDFSRTYTSDSVNRVIITQSLAKQIGEKNPVGSLLGDDDDTTGIKSQIIGVVSDFQLYSMADEPKPVTMRLSNTEPINYIFVRVAPQSMGGAMQKMKKAWTEVAPQSEFIASFLDENVDAWYQNETQLSQVLSLASGIAMLLSCLGLFAIALLMIEQRTKEIGIRKVMGASIAGIVLLLSREFVKLVLIALCIAVPLAWFGMQQWLNNYASRIAISPWVFIGVGFSAILIALLTVSFQSIKAALMNPVKSLRSE, encoded by the coding sequence ATGTTACGCAACTATCTCAAAATCGCCTGGCGGAATTTGTGGAAGAGCCGAGGGTACGCAGCCATCCATGTGTTTGGCCTGGCAACGGCTTTCTGCATTAGCCTCTTTCTGTTTCTAACGGCCTACCTGCACCTGACCTATGATTCGTTTCACACCAGTGGCGACCGTATTTTCCAAACATATCTCTCCGCCAATGATCCCGAAAAGCCAACCAAATCAGGCGGAATGCCCTTGCCGCTCGTGCCCGCGCTGAAAACTGAGTTTCCCGAACTGGAAGGAGCTACCCGTATCGTGATGGGCCGTAAGAGCTTAGTTGAAGCCAACGGAAAATACTTCGACAAACTTATCAACTATACCGACCCAGATTTTCTGACGGTCTTCTCGTTTCCGTTGCTTGAGGGAAATCGAAATCTTGTGCTGAAAGAGTTGAGCAGTGTAGTTATCAGCCAGAATATGGCGAAAGACGTGTTCGGTACAGTCGATCCGATGGGGAAACGCCTGCGTGTAGGCAACAACGGCACCGAAAAAGACTATATCGTGACGGGTATTTTGGCTAATGCACCTGATAATTCGTCGGTGCAGTACGATGCGCTGATACGGGTCGAAAACGCGCCGATGTATTCATATAACAAAGAAAACTGGACTGATTTTTCGCACACTGTTTTCCTGAAATTGCCTCCACAGGTCGATCAGGCTACGTTTGAGACCCGATTAAAACCATTTGCCAAAAAATATTTTCCGGGGCCAATCAATGACCTCATAAATAAGAAAGCGCAGCCCGACCAACAGGGGGACTTATTTGCCGTTCGCCTGCAAAAACTGTCGGATGTTCATTTTAGCCGCGAAATAACCGGCAACAAAGGCACGCCCGTTGCGGTGGTTTATGTGCTCATCGGAATGGCTTCGTTTATTCTGCTGATTGCCTGTATAAATTTCATCAATCTGAGCATTGCCCGCTCGGTTCAGCGAGCGCGGGAAGTAGGCGTTCGGAAGTCGTTGGGTGCCCTCAAAAGCAGCTTGTTCGTGCAGATATGGAGTGAGTCAGCCTTAATCTGTTGTGTCGGTTTTGGGGTCGGAACCCTGTCGGCCTATCTGCTCCTGCCTGTATTCAATGGTGCTTTTGGCGCAAATCTGAATTTAGACATCGCCTTTCAGCCTGGCTTTGTGGCTATGTTGGCTGGCCTTGTTATACTGGTAACGTTGCTGGCGGGGGGCTATCCAGCCTGGCAAATGGCCGGATTCGATACAGTGGCCGTGCTGAAAGGAAAAGTTAGCCTGAAACGACCGGGAGTATTACGAAACGCGCTTATTGTCACTCAGTTTGCTTTATCCTGCCTGCTGGCCTGTTGTACGGTTATTGCGTTTCAACAGGTAAATCATCTGCAAAACAGCCCGCTTGGCTTCGACAAAGAGCAGGTCATCAGCATCCCGGTGGGCAATCAGGTAAACGGGCGGCAGGTGCTGGGGCGGCTCCGCAACAAATTAGCTAACGACCCTATGGTGCTGGCCATTACGGGTACAAGCGTTAACCTCGGTAAGGGTAAAGATCGGGTAAGTACGAGAAGTACAATAGGATTTAAATACAAAGGACGCGACATCTCCAGCGACCAGTTAGTGGTTGATTACGATTACTTAAAAACGCTGCATATCAAGGTTATTGCCGGACGCGATTTTAGCCGGACCTATACCTCCGATTCGGTCAATCGGGTGATTATTACCCAGAGTTTGGCTAAGCAAATAGGCGAGAAGAACCCGGTAGGCAGTTTGCTTGGCGACGACGATGATACCACCGGAATCAAATCGCAGATTATTGGCGTTGTGTCCGATTTTCAGTTGTATTCGATGGCCGATGAACCCAAGCCCGTTACCATGCGCCTGTCCAACACCGAACCTATCAACTATATCTTCGTGCGGGTTGCTCCACAAAGCATGGGGGGAGCTATGCAAAAAATGAAAAAAGCATGGACCGAGGTAGCTCCTCAGTCGGAGTTCATAGCTTCATTTCTGGACGAGAACGTAGATGCCTGGTATCAGAATGAGACTCAGCTATCGCAGGTATTGAGCCTGGCATCGGGCATTGCCATGTTGTTGTCGTGTCTGGGGTTGTTTGCCATTGCGCTGCTGATGATTGAGCAGCGAACCAAAGAAATTGGTATTCGTAAAGTGATGGGAGCCAGCATTGCCGGTATCGTGCTTTTACTCTCCCGCGAGTTTGTAAAGCTGGTTCTGATAGCTCTGTGCATAGCAGTTCCGCTGGCCTGGTTTGGTATGCAACAATGGTTGAATAACTACGCGTCGCGTATTGCCATCAGCCCGTGGGTATTTATAGGTGTTGGGTTTTCGGCCATCCTGATTGCACTGCTGACGGTGAGCTTTCAAAGCATCAAAGCCGCGCTGATGAATCCAGTGAAGAGTTTGCGGAGCGAGTAA
- a CDS encoding SnoaL-like domain-containing protein produces MMTTQQVADRYFEMAQQGELEKIQDELYAPDAVSIEPENASGLFLEHFFYDDFK; encoded by the coding sequence ATGATGACAACACAGCAAGTTGCCGACCGGTATTTTGAGATGGCTCAACAGGGAGAGTTAGAGAAGATTCAGGATGAGTTGTACGCACCCGACGCTGTGAGTATCGAGCCTGAGAATGCTTCGGGGCTATTCTTGGAACACTTTTTCTACGACGATTTTAAATAG